From a region of the Bradyrhizobium diazoefficiens genome:
- a CDS encoding adenylate kinase produces MRIILLGPPGSGKGTQAQLLVRRYGIVQLSTGEMLRAAVAAGTPVGLKAKEIMASGGLVPDDVVVGIISDRIDQPDARNGFILDGFPRTVPQAEALDELLKHKHLKLDAVIELRVNESALLSRVETRVAQMRERGEEVRLDDTPEVLTRRLANYRSQTEPLIHYYSERRKLSTIDGMMAIDEVTRAIHRQLLALGAVEPRTQARSAARAAPAKKARAAKKAKTTGKPAKAAKKATKSAKTARKAAKKAVKSARKAAKRAAKRTVKTAAERTARKAVKKAVKKSARKAAKKVTKKQAKR; encoded by the coding sequence ATGAGAATTATACTTCTTGGACCGCCGGGGTCGGGCAAGGGGACCCAGGCGCAACTCCTGGTGCGGCGCTATGGCATCGTCCAGCTCTCGACCGGCGAGATGCTCCGCGCGGCGGTTGCGGCGGGAACGCCGGTCGGACTGAAGGCCAAGGAGATCATGGCCAGCGGCGGACTCGTGCCCGACGACGTCGTGGTCGGAATCATCTCCGATCGGATCGACCAGCCGGACGCCAGAAACGGTTTCATCCTCGACGGCTTTCCGCGCACCGTGCCGCAGGCCGAGGCGCTCGACGAGCTTCTCAAACACAAGCATCTCAAGCTGGACGCCGTGATCGAGCTCCGCGTCAACGAGAGCGCGCTCCTGAGCCGTGTCGAGACTCGCGTCGCCCAGATGCGGGAGCGCGGAGAGGAGGTCCGGCTCGACGACACCCCGGAGGTCCTGACCAGGCGGCTCGCCAATTACCGCAGCCAGACGGAACCGCTGATTCACTACTATTCGGAGCGGCGGAAGCTCTCGACCATCGACGGTATGATGGCCATCGACGAAGTCACCCGCGCCATCCATCGCCAGCTCCTGGCGTTGGGGGCGGTCGAGCCCAGGACCCAGGCCAGAAGCGCAGCCAGGGCTGCGCCGGCCAAGAAGGCCAGGGCGGCAAAGAAGGCGAAGACGACCGGAAAGCCGGCGAAAGCAGCCAAAAAGGCCACAAAATCGGCCAAAACCGCCAGAAAGGCAGCCAAGAAGGCCGTGAAGAGTGCCAGGAAGGCAGCCAAGAGAGCAGCCAAGAGAACCGTCAAAACGGCAGCCGAGAGGACCGCAAGGAAGGCTGTCAAGAAGGCTGTCAAAAAGAGTGCCAGGAAGGCTGCAAAAAAGGTCACGAAAAAGCAAGCCAAGCGCTAG
- the rpmC gene encoding 50S ribosomal protein L29 yields the protein MAQMKIEDIRAMSPDQQDDAILNLKKERFNLRFQRATGQLENTSRLREARRDIARIKTVAAQTRAKKK from the coding sequence ATGGCCCAGATGAAGATCGAAGACATCCGCGCGATGAGCCCCGACCAGCAGGATGACGCCATCCTGAACCTGAAGAAGGAGCGCTTCAACCTGCGCTTCCAGCGCGCCACCGGGCAGCTCGAGAACACCTCGCGCCTGCGCGAGGCCCGCCGTGACATCGCCCGGATCAAGACCGTCGCCGCGCAGACGCGCGCGAAGAAGAAGTAA
- the rpsK gene encoding 30S ribosomal protein S11, with translation MGKEATRVRRRERKNIASGVAHVNSSFNNTTITITDAQGNTIAWSSAGTMGFKGSRKSTPYAAQVAAEDVSKKAQEHGMRTLEVEVAGPGSGRESALRALQAAGFTVTSIRDVTTIPHNGCRPRKRRRV, from the coding sequence ATGGGCAAGGAAGCCACCCGCGTTCGTCGTCGTGAGCGCAAGAACATCGCCTCCGGCGTCGCGCACGTGAACTCGTCGTTCAACAACACGACCATCACCATCACCGACGCGCAGGGCAATACGATTGCCTGGTCCTCTGCCGGCACGATGGGCTTCAAGGGTTCGCGCAAGTCGACCCCATACGCCGCGCAGGTTGCCGCCGAGGACGTGTCCAAGAAGGCGCAGGAGCACGGCATGCGCACACTGGAAGTCGAAGTTGCCGGTCCCGGTTCGGGCCGCGAGTCGGCGCTCCGCGCGCTCCAGGCCGCAGGCTTCACCGTCACCTCGATCCGTGACGTGACCACGATCCCGCACAACGGTTGCCGTCCCCGCAAGCGTCGTCGCGTTTGA
- the rpmD gene encoding 50S ribosomal protein L30, with protein MAKASKTIKLEQTGSAIRRHHSQRSTLIGLKLNKIGRISELQDTPAVRGMIEKVHHLVRIVDEK; from the coding sequence ATGGCCAAGGCCAGCAAGACGATCAAGCTCGAGCAGACCGGCAGCGCGATCCGCCGCCATCACTCGCAGCGCTCGACGCTGATCGGGCTCAAGCTCAACAAGATCGGTCGCATCAGCGAACTGCAGGACACCCCGGCAGTGCGCGGCATGATCGAGAAGGTTCACCATCTCGTCCGCATCGTCGACGAGAAGTAA
- the rpsQ gene encoding 30S ribosomal protein S17: MPKRTLQGVVVSDKQAKTIVVRVDRRFTHPIYKKTIRRSKNYHAHDESNQFKPGDMVWIEESKPISKLKRWVVIRGEHKKSA; encoded by the coding sequence ATGCCGAAACGTACTTTGCAGGGCGTGGTCGTCAGCGACAAGCAAGCCAAGACCATCGTGGTGCGCGTTGATCGCCGCTTCACGCATCCGATCTACAAGAAGACGATCCGCCGTTCGAAGAACTACCACGCGCACGACGAGAGCAACCAGTTCAAGCCGGGCGACATGGTGTGGATCGAGGAATCGAAGCCGATTTCGAAGTTGAAGCGCTGGGTCGTGATCCGGGGCGAGCACAAGAAAAGCGCCTGA
- the rplO gene encoding 50S ribosomal protein L15 — MKLSDIADNAGSRKKRMRVGRGIGSGKGKQSGRGGKGQTARSGVRIKGFEGGQMPMHRRLPKRGFNNIFRVEFAEINLDRLQEAVDAKKIDAGSVVNVEALVKGGVLRRAKAGLRLLGRGELKSKLNIEVHGATKTAIAAVEKAGGSVKILAPAKEEGEAA; from the coding sequence ATGAAGCTCAGCGATATCGCCGACAATGCCGGCTCGCGCAAGAAGCGTATGCGCGTCGGCCGCGGCATCGGTTCGGGCAAGGGCAAGCAGTCCGGCCGCGGCGGCAAGGGCCAGACCGCGCGTTCGGGCGTGCGCATCAAGGGTTTCGAAGGCGGCCAGATGCCGATGCATCGCCGTCTGCCCAAGCGCGGCTTCAACAACATCTTCCGCGTCGAGTTCGCCGAGATCAATCTCGACCGGCTCCAGGAGGCGGTCGATGCCAAGAAGATCGACGCCGGCAGCGTCGTGAATGTCGAGGCCCTGGTCAAGGGCGGCGTGCTGCGCCGCGCCAAGGCCGGCCTGCGGCTGCTCGGCCGCGGCGAGCTCAAGTCCAAGCTCAATATCGAAGTGCACGGCGCCACCAAGACCGCGATCGCCGCGGTCGAGAAGGCCGGCGGTTCGGTGAAGATCCTCGCCCCTGCCAAGGAAGAAGGCGAGGCGGCGTAA
- the rpsH gene encoding 30S ribosomal protein S8 produces MSTHDPISDLITRIRNAQMRAKTKVSTPGSKMRENVLEVLKSEGYIRGYATLEHSSGRSEIEIELKYFDGEPVIREIERVSKPGRRVYASVKNLPRVNNGLGISVLSTPKGIMADHSARDANVGGEVLFTVF; encoded by the coding sequence ATGTCTACGCACGATCCAATCAGCGATCTGATCACCCGTATCCGCAATGCGCAGATGCGCGCGAAGACCAAGGTCTCCACGCCTGGCTCGAAGATGCGCGAGAACGTGCTCGAGGTCCTCAAGTCCGAGGGCTACATTCGCGGCTACGCCACGCTCGAACACTCCTCGGGCCGCAGTGAGATCGAGATCGAGCTGAAGTATTTCGACGGCGAGCCCGTCATCCGCGAGATCGAACGTGTCTCCAAGCCCGGGCGTCGTGTTTACGCCTCGGTGAAGAACCTGCCGCGGGTCAACAACGGGCTCGGCATTTCGGTGTTGTCGACGCCGAAGGGGATCATGGCCGACCACAGCGCGCGCGACGCGAATGTGGGCGGTGAAGTCCTCTTCACGGTGTTCTGA
- the rplF gene encoding 50S ribosomal protein L6, giving the protein MSRVGKRPVAVPSGVTATVDGQTVKMKGPKGQLQFVVHDDVEVKLENGQVKVNPRVETNRARALYGTARAQVANLVEGVTKGFEKKLEITGVGYRAAMQGKNLQLALGYSHDVVYAIPEGITITVPKPTEITVTGSDIQRVGQVAAEIRAYRPPEPYKGKGVKYVGEFIFRKEGKKK; this is encoded by the coding sequence ATGTCACGTGTTGGCAAGAGGCCTGTGGCGGTACCGTCGGGTGTTACCGCGACCGTCGATGGGCAGACCGTCAAGATGAAGGGCCCGAAGGGCCAGCTTCAGTTCGTCGTCCATGACGACGTCGAGGTGAAGCTTGAGAACGGCCAGGTGAAGGTGAACCCGCGGGTCGAGACCAATCGCGCGCGGGCGCTGTACGGCACCGCTCGCGCCCAGGTCGCGAATCTGGTCGAAGGCGTCACCAAGGGCTTCGAGAAGAAGCTCGAGATCACCGGCGTCGGTTACCGTGCCGCGATGCAGGGCAAGAACCTGCAGCTCGCGCTCGGCTACAGCCACGACGTGGTCTATGCGATCCCGGAAGGGATCACGATCACGGTGCCGAAGCCGACCGAAATCACGGTGACCGGCAGCGACATCCAGCGCGTCGGCCAGGTCGCGGCCGAAATCCGCGCCTATCGTCCGCCGGAGCCCTACAAGGGCAAGGGCGTGAAGTATGTTGGCGAATTCATCTTCCGCAAGGAAGGCAAGAAGAAGTAA
- the rpsM gene encoding 30S ribosomal protein S13, producing MARIAGVNIPTNKRVLIALQYIHGIGAKIAGEIMEKVKIPEDRRVNQLSDAEVLQIREVIDRDYLVEGDLRREVGINIKRLMDLGCYRGLRHRRGLPVRGQRTHTNARTRKGPAKAIAGKKK from the coding sequence GTGGCCCGTATTGCCGGCGTGAACATTCCCACCAACAAGCGCGTGCTGATCGCGCTCCAGTACATCCATGGCATTGGCGCGAAGATCGCCGGCGAGATCATGGAGAAGGTGAAGATCCCCGAGGATCGTCGCGTCAATCAGCTCAGCGACGCCGAAGTGCTCCAGATCCGCGAAGTGATCGACCGCGACTATCTCGTCGAGGGCGACCTGCGCCGCGAGGTCGGCATCAACATCAAGCGTCTGATGGACCTCGGCTGCTATCGCGGCCTGCGTCATCGTCGCGGTCTGCCGGTGCGCGGCCAGCGCACCCACACCAATGCGCGCACGCGCAAGGGCCCGGCGAAGGCCATCGCCGGCAAGAAGAAGTAA
- the secY gene encoding preprotein translocase subunit SecY, protein MASAAEQLAANLNFGAFAKADELKKRIWFTLGALLVYRLGTYIPLPGIDPNIWEQVFRSQAGGILGMFNMFAGGGIHRMAIFALNIMPYISASIIIQLLTTVSPQLEALKKEGESGRKLLNQYTRYLTVLLAAFQSYGIAVGLEGAGNVVSDPGMFFRLSTAITLTGGTMFLMWLGEQITSRGIGNGISLIILAGIVAELPAALANMLELGRQGAMSTGLILVVIIMAVAVIAFIVFMERAQRRLLIQYPKRQVGNKMFEGQSSHLPLKLNTSGVIPPIFASSLLLLPTTVANFNAGRGPEWFQWITTQLGHGRPLFLIMYLALIVFFAFFYTAIVFNPTETADNLKKHGGFIPGIRPGERTAEYIDYVLSRITVLGAIYLAIVCLIPEILISYASVPFYFGGTSLLIVVSVTMDTVAQVQGYLLAHQYEGLIRKSKLRGRRR, encoded by the coding sequence ATGGCCTCTGCAGCGGAACAACTGGCAGCCAATCTCAATTTCGGTGCGTTTGCCAAGGCTGACGAACTGAAGAAGCGCATCTGGTTCACCCTGGGTGCGCTGCTCGTCTATCGGCTCGGGACCTATATCCCGCTCCCCGGTATCGATCCCAATATCTGGGAGCAGGTGTTCCGTTCCCAGGCGGGCGGCATCCTCGGCATGTTCAACATGTTCGCCGGCGGCGGCATCCACCGCATGGCGATCTTCGCGCTGAACATCATGCCGTATATCTCGGCCTCGATCATCATCCAGCTCCTCACCACCGTCTCGCCGCAACTGGAGGCGCTGAAGAAGGAAGGCGAGTCCGGCCGCAAGCTGCTGAACCAGTACACCCGCTATCTCACCGTGCTCCTGGCCGCCTTCCAGTCCTACGGCATCGCGGTGGGCCTCGAGGGCGCCGGCAACGTCGTCAGCGACCCTGGCATGTTCTTTCGTCTGTCCACCGCGATCACGCTGACCGGCGGCACCATGTTCCTGATGTGGCTGGGCGAGCAGATCACCTCGCGCGGCATCGGCAACGGCATCTCGCTGATCATTCTCGCCGGCATCGTCGCCGAACTGCCTGCCGCGCTCGCCAACATGCTCGAGCTCGGCCGCCAGGGTGCGATGTCGACCGGCCTGATCCTGGTCGTCATCATCATGGCGGTCGCGGTGATCGCCTTCATCGTGTTCATGGAGCGCGCGCAGCGCCGGCTGCTGATCCAGTATCCAAAGCGCCAGGTCGGCAACAAGATGTTCGAGGGCCAGTCCTCGCATCTGCCGCTCAAGCTCAACACCTCCGGCGTGATCCCGCCGATCTTCGCGTCCTCGCTGCTGCTGCTGCCGACCACGGTCGCGAATTTCAACGCGGGCCGCGGGCCGGAATGGTTCCAGTGGATTACCACCCAGCTCGGTCACGGCCGTCCGCTGTTCCTGATCATGTATCTCGCGCTGATCGTGTTCTTCGCGTTCTTCTATACCGCGATCGTGTTCAACCCGACCGAGACCGCGGACAATCTGAAGAAACACGGCGGCTTCATTCCGGGCATCCGTCCCGGCGAGCGCACCGCGGAATACATCGATTACGTGCTCTCGCGCATCACCGTGCTCGGCGCGATTTATCTGGCGATCGTCTGCTTGATCCCGGAAATCCTGATCTCCTACGCCTCGGTGCCGTTCTACTTCGGCGGTACTTCGCTGCTGATCGTCGTCAGCGTGACCATGGATACGGTGGCGCAGGTGCAGGGCTATCTGCTGGCGCATCAGTATGAAGGCCTGATCCGCAAGTCGAAGCTGCGCGGCCGCCGCCGCTAA
- the rplR gene encoding 50S ribosomal protein L18, producing the protein MSKAKVTNARRKRSVRLKLRRSGGGRPRLSVFRSSKHIYAQVIDDLKGETLASASSLEKSMRDGGKTGADIDAAKAVGKLLAERAAEKGVKEVVFDRGSYLYHGRVKALADAARESGLSF; encoded by the coding sequence ATGTCGAAAGCCAAGGTTACGAATGCCCGGCGCAAGCGGAGTGTGCGGCTGAAGCTGCGCCGCTCCGGTGGCGGCCGTCCGCGCCTGTCGGTGTTCCGCTCGTCCAAGCACATCTACGCCCAGGTCATCGACGACCTGAAGGGCGAGACGCTGGCCTCTGCCTCGTCGCTCGAGAAGTCGATGCGCGACGGCGGTAAGACCGGCGCCGACATCGATGCGGCGAAGGCGGTCGGCAAGCTGCTGGCCGAGCGCGCCGCCGAGAAGGGTGTCAAGGAAGTCGTGTTCGATCGCGGCAGCTACCTCTATCACGGGCGCGTCAAGGCTCTTGCCGATGCGGCACGTGAGAGCGGGCTGAGCTTCTAA
- the rpsN gene encoding 30S ribosomal protein S14: protein MAKKSSVEKNNRRKRMVKNAAAKRERLKAIIADKKLPMEERFAATLKLAEMPRNSSATRIRLRCELSGRPRSNYRKNKLSRIALRELGSKGMVPGLVKSSW, encoded by the coding sequence ATGGCAAAGAAGAGTTCAGTCGAGAAGAACAACCGGCGCAAGCGGATGGTGAAGAACGCCGCCGCCAAGCGCGAGCGGTTGAAGGCGATCATCGCCGACAAGAAGCTGCCGATGGAGGAGCGTTTCGCTGCGACGTTGAAGCTGGCGGAAATGCCGCGCAACTCGTCGGCCACCCGCATCCGCCTGCGTTGCGAGCTGTCGGGCCGCCCGCGCTCGAACTACCGCAAGAACAAGTTGTCCCGTATCGCGCTGCGCGAACTTGGCTCCAAGGGCATGGTCCCGGGCCTCGTGAAGTCCAGCTGGTAA
- the rplN gene encoding 50S ribosomal protein L14 → MIQMQTNLDVADNSGARRVMCIKVLGGSKRRYATIGDIIVVSIKEAIPRGKVKKGDVMKAVVVRVRKDIRRADGSVIRFDRNAAVLINNQSEPVGTRIFGPVPRELRAKNHMKIISLAPEVL, encoded by the coding sequence ATGATTCAGATGCAGACCAACCTCGACGTGGCCGACAATTCTGGCGCACGCCGTGTCATGTGTATCAAGGTGCTCGGGGGCTCCAAGCGCCGCTACGCCACGATCGGCGACATCATCGTCGTCTCGATCAAGGAAGCGATTCCGCGTGGCAAGGTGAAGAAGGGCGACGTGATGAAGGCCGTCGTGGTGCGCGTCCGCAAGGACATTCGCCGCGCCGACGGTTCGGTCATCCGCTTCGACCGCAACGCCGCCGTTCTGATCAACAACCAGTCCGAGCCGGTCGGCACCCGTATCTTCGGGCCCGTGCCGCGCGAGCTGCGCGCCAAGAACCACATGAAGATCATCTCGCTCGCGCCGGAGGTGCTGTGA
- the rpsE gene encoding 30S ribosomal protein S5, whose translation MAAEREQRGGRDQRGGGRERREREERDSEFVDKLVHINRVAKVVKGGKRFGFAALVVIGDQKGRAGFGHGKAREVPEAIRKATESAKRNLTRVSLREGRTLHHDIAGRHGAGRVYLRAAPAGTGIIAGGPMRAVFETLGVQDVVAKSIGSSNPYNMVRATFDALKHQDSPRSVAARRNIKVSTLQSRRIGGDAEAAAD comes from the coding sequence ATGGCAGCTGAACGCGAACAACGTGGTGGACGCGATCAACGCGGCGGCGGACGCGAACGCAGGGAGCGCGAGGAGCGCGACAGCGAGTTCGTCGACAAGCTCGTCCACATCAATCGCGTGGCCAAGGTCGTCAAGGGCGGCAAGCGTTTCGGTTTCGCAGCGCTGGTCGTGATCGGGGACCAGAAGGGCCGCGCCGGCTTCGGTCACGGCAAGGCGCGCGAAGTGCCCGAGGCGATCCGCAAGGCCACCGAGTCCGCCAAGCGCAACCTGACCCGCGTGTCGCTGCGCGAGGGCCGCACGCTCCATCACGACATCGCCGGCCGTCATGGCGCGGGCCGGGTCTACCTGCGTGCAGCTCCTGCCGGTACCGGCATCATCGCCGGCGGTCCGATGCGCGCCGTGTTCGAGACGCTCGGCGTCCAGGACGTGGTCGCCAAGTCGATCGGCTCGTCCAACCCCTACAACATGGTTCGCGCGACCTTCGACGCGCTGAAGCATCAGGATTCGCCGCGTTCGGTCGCCGCCCGCCGCAACATCAAGGTGTCCACTCTGCAGTCGCGCCGTATCGGTGGCGATGCCGAGGCGGCTGCCGACTAA
- the rplX gene encoding 50S ribosomal protein L24 — MAAKIRKGDKVVVLTGRDKGRTGEVFEVRPDAGTALVRGINMVKRHQKQTQAQEGGIISKESPIQLSNIAYVGKDGKPTRVGFKILADGKKVRIAKSSGAEIDG, encoded by the coding sequence ATGGCTGCGAAGATCCGCAAGGGCGACAAGGTCGTCGTGCTGACCGGCCGCGACAAGGGCCGCACCGGCGAAGTGTTCGAAGTGCGTCCCGACGCCGGCACGGCGCTGGTGCGCGGCATCAACATGGTCAAGCGTCACCAGAAGCAGACGCAGGCCCAGGAGGGCGGCATCATCTCGAAGGAGTCGCCGATCCAACTGTCCAACATCGCGTATGTCGGCAAGGACGGAAAGCCGACCCGCGTCGGATTCAAGATTCTGGCGGACGGCAAGAAGGTCCGCATCGCCAAGAGCTCGGGAGCTGAGATCGATGGCTGA
- the rplE gene encoding 50S ribosomal protein L5: MAEAAYTPRLRAEYDAKIRTAMTEKFGYENVMQVPRLDKVVLNMGVGDSVNDRKKAETAAAELTQIAGQKAIVTYSRVAIATFKLRENQPIGCKVTLRKARMYEFIDRLVTVALPRVRDFRGLNPKSFDGRGNYSLGIKEHIIFPEIDFDKVSEARGMDITVCTTAKTDEEARALLTAFNFPFRQ; the protein is encoded by the coding sequence ATGGCTGAGGCCGCTTACACGCCGCGCCTGCGCGCGGAATACGATGCGAAGATCCGCACGGCCATGACCGAGAAGTTCGGTTATGAGAACGTGATGCAGGTTCCGCGCCTGGACAAGGTCGTGCTGAACATGGGCGTTGGCGACTCCGTCAACGACCGCAAGAAGGCCGAAACCGCCGCTGCCGAGCTGACCCAGATCGCCGGCCAGAAGGCGATCGTGACCTACTCGCGCGTCGCGATTGCGACCTTCAAGCTGCGCGAGAACCAGCCGATCGGCTGCAAGGTCACGCTGCGCAAGGCCCGCATGTACGAGTTCATCGATCGCCTGGTGACGGTCGCGCTGCCGCGCGTCCGCGACTTCCGCGGCCTGAACCCGAAGAGCTTCGACGGCCGCGGCAACTACTCGCTCGGCATCAAGGAACACATCATTTTCCCCGAGATCGACTTCGACAAGGTTTCGGAGGCCCGCGGCATGGACATCACCGTCTGCACCACGGCCAAGACCGACGAAGAGGCGAGGGCCTTGTTGACCGCTTTCAATTTCCCGTTCCGGCAGTGA